From the genome of Chanodichthys erythropterus isolate Z2021 chromosome 17, ASM2448905v1, whole genome shotgun sequence:
TTCcgttctttgtttttgttttccagCAAGGACTGAGGAGAAAGATTGAAGCACAGTCACCTGGATATACACCCAAGCAGAATGGCCTCTCCTGTGGAGCATCAGGATCTGACTTCAAGCGCCTTCGTATGGAACCCAGCTCTTTTCGACCTGGTTCCTGTGTTTTGACTTCAGGGCAGACTCAAAGATTGGTTGGGGATGCCACCCAGGGTAACATCCTTCGAAGAAAGGATACCTTCATGATGCCTCATGGAGTTGGCAGCGATTTATTCAACATAACTCTAAGGGATATGAAGAAGGAACCGATTGAAGTTCAGACCTGTGGCCAGTCTTCCACAGATCCTGCCACATTGACGTTTGACTTCAAAGATGAAGTAACTGGACAGATTGACCCAGAGCTCCAGGACTTGTTCGATGAGCTCACCAAGACTGTGCCATCACTGAATGATCTAGAGCTGGAGAAGATGTTAAAGCAAGATGATGACTTTGGTCTGGATCTGGGCCGACCCAGTTCAGCTGGCGCGGCTCCTCTATGTATTCACCTGGATAAGCCAATCAAGACAGAGTACTCACCAGATTTTAGCCATACGGCTGGAGGCTCTCCACAACTAAGACCAGCCTCTGCTGGGCCTTCCTTTTCCATGACCAATGCAACTTTATCCACCTCACCCATCACTTCAGGGCACCATGGACAGGTACCTACTGGCGGTCCCTCTCGAGGTCTTCCGTGGCCTGAGATGTCACATGCTGAGCAGCTGAAGCAAATGGCTGCTAACCAACAGCAGCCCAACCCTATGCTTCACAACCACCAGCAGAGTCAAGCAGGAGGTGTTAGGAACTGGTCTTCTGCATTAGGTGTTCACCAAACTCCTGGCTCTTTCAATCAGGAGACTCTTCCCGGTAATGCTTCACTTTCTCAGCAGAGACTGAACACTCAAAGTGCCGGTCAGGCCAAAGGCATGTCCAACTGCTTTCTCAAGCCCAATGGATTCAACCCCTCCCATCACATCGACACAAAGGTTCTCAGCAGCAAGCCCCTGCTGCATTTCAGCCCTAAAGCACCACCTTCCACCACGGGCCAACAAATGTCCATCATGGCTGCTCCACCTAACAAAACAACCATACAACAGCAGCCATCTACAGCAGGCCAGGGCATGCACTTTCAGAACTGCCAGCTTCCCATGCAGCCATCTCCCTGCCTACAAACTAAGCCTTTAATTCAAAGGCCTCCACTCAATCAGCATGGTGCTGGAATCAGTTTCAAAATGGCACAACAGAGACAGGTAAGAGACTGTGTTTATGGTCCTTTTAACGATTGTTGCTTGTTTGACTGTATGATATGTTCCCACTGATATCTTGTGTAAAAGCCAGAACACACTGGGTCGCATTCACTAACCATCAGGGGTGTAACGATTCTCTCAATT
Proteins encoded in this window:
- the zmp:0000001236 gene encoding mastermind-like protein 2 isoform X2; this encodes MEPSSFRPGSCVLTSGQTQRLVGDATQGNILRRKDTFMMPHGVGSDLFNITLRDMKKEPIEVQTCGQSSTDPATLTFDFKDEVTGQIDPELQDLFDELTKTVPSLNDLELEKMLKQDDDFGLDLGRPSSAGAAPLCIHLDKPIKTEYSPDFSHTAGGSPQLRPASAGPSFSMTNATLSTSPITSGHHGQVPTGGPSRGLPWPEMSHAEQLKQMAANQQQPNPMLHNHQQSQAGGVRNWSSALGVHQTPGSFNQETLPGNASLSQQRLNTQSAGQAKGMSNCFLKPNGFNPSHHIDTKVLSSKPLLHFSPKAPPSTTGQQMSIMAAPPNKTTIQQQPSTAGQGMHFQNCQLPMQPSPCLQTKPLIQRPPLNQHGAGISFKMAQQRQGISPGPRLPANGRPADITGQVQQQRPPVLSSQQKNPGQDQSIQRQLGQPQHAIADTEKLSTQDQFSRHLTRPPPDYKHPRNAVGAQQPSLYSGNGSDQSDIQPLSCHLPSGQGTKMVPTSGERRFPLGQDPNSGPTGAQACANQLRQQPSALIRMGHQQNKPQFHGTNSQGATFQTSTQHVRTSVSQDSLLGQRLGDMSTNTSRMDTALSWATSAKQSGTLPGLDVKRLPNTVTPQSDIHFPPRSICPPNQVAPHSSLLPINPAIRSSAPRSSQPRIPPLPGMTCLTQSSPEQQGCPTTFGGLSQSSATYQNNRAGRLTFDFLPEDDNTVPGINADSDFIDSLLKSGSGNDDWMKDINLEEILGGHS